The following coding sequences are from one Chroogloeocystis siderophila 5.2 s.c.1 window:
- a CDS encoding UPF0182 family protein yields MSKTFGNRIFSPLAILIGVWIVIELVTRFIGEWLWFQEVGYLSVFLIRLRTQIGLWALVFFPSVAFLFGNLAIAQRLKSSKYEITQTTRRDRDPTPKSFGLRWLLTLILLLCVLVGFILGYYLYEVLSIWQPQLRFPPALQLQSWLPVVRFFQQIGQALPFPIPYWQVVVIVGLTLALGLGGLSTAILAGPYFWLRAIALAMSLSIALVAAQRWDTVLKYFYPTSFNGVDPVFERDISFYVFSLPVWELVRFWILGLSLYGLVAVTLTYLLAGNTLSQGKFPGFTLAQIRHLDILGSLVCAAIALHYWLGRYGLLYSTRGTTYGASFTDVTVDYPVYTALSLGSAAISLILVWQAVFSTDRRSPWRPLRLGGSFIAGAILYVTVIAIATYTVPTIVQRLVVEPNELARETPFIQRSIAYTRQAFDLTRIEAETFNPQPTLTAADLQENDLTIRNIRLWDTRPLLETNRQLQQIRTYYSFPNADIDRYTLLSAVPGETTERRQTIIAARELDYTAIPQQAQTWVNQHLVYTHGYGFTLSPVNTVAPGGLPDYFIQNIGVDTGTGENGALEIANEQIRASIPIGQPRIYYGEITNNYIMTGTRVQELDYPSGNENVYTTYDGRGGIGIGAFWRRLLFAQYLKDWQMLLTQDFTPQTRLLFRRNIRHRVQAIAPFLRYDRDPYLVAADGGNTTRQGENTYLYWIIDAYTTSDRYPYSDPGTDNFNYIRNSVKVVIDAYNGSVDFYIADPTDPVINTISAIFPGLLKPLEAMPAALRSHIRYPIDLFSTQSEHLLTYHMTDTQVFYNREDLWRIPTEIYGTEPQPVQPYFLITRIPTEETEEFILLIPFNPVLRPNLIGWLAARSDGEQYGRLLLYEFPKQLLVFGPEQVEARINQDPVISQQISLWNRQGSRVIQGNLLVIPIEDSLLYVEPLYLEAEQNSLPTFVRVIVAYENRIVMAETLQQALDAIFQPEITPATPIIRPVDPVEEN; encoded by the coding sequence ATGTCTAAAACTTTCGGAAACCGCATTTTTTCGCCACTGGCAATCTTAATAGGCGTGTGGATAGTTATTGAACTAGTCACGCGGTTTATTGGTGAGTGGCTGTGGTTTCAGGAAGTTGGTTATTTATCCGTTTTTCTCATCCGGTTGCGGACGCAGATAGGATTGTGGGCGCTTGTCTTTTTTCCTTCGGTGGCGTTTTTGTTTGGCAATTTAGCGATCGCGCAACGTCTTAAGTCTTCCAAGTACGAAATTACTCAAACAACGAGGAGAGATCGTGACCCAACACCAAAAAGCTTCGGGTTGCGCTGGCTACTCACTCTTATCCTGTTGTTGTGCGTGTTAGTGGGATTTATATTGGGGTACTACTTGTATGAAGTATTGAGTATTTGGCAGCCTCAATTGCGCTTTCCACCCGCTTTGCAGTTACAGTCATGGTTACCTGTTGTTCGTTTTTTCCAACAAATTGGGCAAGCACTGCCATTTCCTATTCCCTATTGGCAAGTTGTTGTCATTGTAGGATTGACCCTGGCTTTGGGTTTAGGAGGTTTGAGTACAGCAATTTTAGCAGGCCCGTATTTTTGGTTAAGAGCGATCGCCCTTGCCATGAGTCTGAGTATTGCCCTAGTCGCCGCGCAGCGTTGGGATACAGTTTTGAAATACTTTTATCCCACCAGTTTTAATGGAGTCGATCCGGTATTCGAGCGCGATATTAGCTTTTATGTGTTTTCGCTACCAGTCTGGGAACTTGTGCGATTTTGGATTTTAGGATTGTCGCTGTATGGTTTAGTTGCAGTTACGTTAACTTATCTACTTGCTGGCAATACGCTGAGTCAAGGTAAATTCCCTGGATTTACCCTAGCGCAAATTCGCCATTTAGACATTCTAGGAAGTTTAGTTTGTGCAGCGATCGCACTGCATTATTGGTTAGGACGCTACGGATTACTTTACTCTACCCGTGGTACTACCTATGGTGCTAGCTTTACAGACGTCACTGTTGATTACCCAGTTTACACTGCGCTCAGCCTAGGCTCGGCCGCAATTTCACTCATCTTAGTTTGGCAAGCCGTTTTCTCCACCGATAGGCGTTCTCCTTGGCGTCCTTTGCGCCTTGGTGGTTCGTTTATTGCTGGCGCGATTTTGTACGTCACCGTGATTGCGATCGCCACCTACACCGTCCCCACAATCGTACAACGGCTGGTCGTTGAACCCAACGAACTCGCCCGCGAAACTCCCTTTATTCAGCGCAGTATTGCTTATACGCGTCAAGCTTTTGATTTAACCCGAATTGAGGCAGAAACCTTTAATCCTCAACCGACGCTAACCGCTGCTGACTTACAAGAAAACGATCTGACAATTCGCAATATCCGCTTGTGGGATACGCGCCCCTTGCTGGAAACAAATCGTCAATTACAGCAAATTCGCACGTATTACAGCTTTCCGAATGCAGATATTGACCGTTATACGCTCCTGAGTGCGGTTCCTGGGGAAACAACCGAGCGACGCCAAACGATCATTGCTGCGCGCGAACTCGACTATACCGCGATTCCCCAACAAGCACAAACCTGGGTCAACCAACACCTCGTCTACACCCACGGATACGGCTTCACTCTAAGTCCAGTTAATACCGTAGCGCCTGGAGGCTTGCCCGACTACTTTATTCAAAATATTGGTGTTGATACGGGCACTGGTGAAAATGGTGCTTTAGAAATCGCCAATGAACAAATTCGCGCGAGTATTCCCATCGGACAGCCACGCATCTATTACGGGGAAATTACGAACAATTACATCATGACGGGTACGCGCGTCCAAGAATTAGATTATCCTAGTGGCAATGAAAACGTCTACACTACGTATGACGGTCGCGGAGGAATCGGGATCGGTGCATTTTGGCGGCGGCTATTATTTGCGCAATATCTCAAAGATTGGCAGATGCTGCTAACGCAGGATTTTACACCGCAAACAAGGTTGCTATTTCGACGTAATATTAGACACCGAGTGCAAGCGATCGCCCCGTTTTTGCGTTACGACAGAGATCCCTATTTAGTTGCAGCCGATGGTGGTAATACGACACGACAAGGTGAGAATACTTATTTGTATTGGATTATAGATGCATATACAACAAGCGATCGCTATCCGTATTCTGATCCTGGTACTGATAACTTTAACTACATTCGCAACTCGGTTAAAGTTGTGATTGATGCTTATAACGGCTCAGTAGATTTCTACATTGCCGATCCTACCGATCCTGTCATTAACACAATATCCGCGATTTTTCCTGGGTTATTAAAACCACTTGAGGCAATGCCAGCGGCTTTACGCAGTCATATTCGTTACCCCATTGATCTTTTTAGTACGCAGTCTGAGCATTTATTAACGTATCACATGACCGATACGCAAGTCTTTTATAACCGCGAAGATTTGTGGCGAATTCCCACAGAAATTTATGGAACCGAACCGCAACCAGTCCAACCGTATTTTTTAATTACGCGCATTCCCACCGAAGAAACCGAGGAATTTATTCTGCTCATACCGTTTAACCCCGTATTACGTCCTAACTTAATCGGTTGGCTAGCCGCGCGTTCCGATGGCGAACAGTACGGTAGGTTGTTGTTGTATGAGTTTCCGAAACAACTTTTAGTTTTTGGACCTGAGCAAGTTGAAGCAAGGATTAACCAAGATCCTGTGATTTCACAGCAAATCTCATTATGGAATCGTCAAGGTTCGCGCGTGATTCAAGGAAATCTATTAGTTATTCCAATTGAGGACTCTTTGTTGTACGTAGAACCGCTTTATTTAGAAGCTGAACAAAATAGTTTACCGACGTTTGTCCGAGTGATTGTTGCTTACGAAAACCGCATTGTCATGGCAGAAACACTGCAACAAGCACTCGATGCCATTTTCCAACCAGAAATCACACCTGCAACACCTATTATTCGTCCGGTAGATCCGGTAGAAGAGAATTAA
- the tadA gene encoding tRNA adenosine(34) deaminase TadA has translation MNSTPVIDHPEYLRHRQWMNSAIALAQAAGAANEVPVGAVIVDSQGNIIASAENRRERDKDPTAHAEILALRQAGQVLQNWYLSNCTLYVTLEPCPMCAGAIIQARLKLLVYGADDPKTGAIRTVANIPDSACSYHRVTVIGGILESACRAQLQAWFARQRQLKQHGKANRDEEL, from the coding sequence GTGAACTCAACGCCAGTCATTGACCATCCAGAATATCTAAGACATCGCCAATGGATGAATAGCGCGATCGCGCTTGCGCAAGCAGCAGGTGCAGCGAATGAAGTTCCTGTAGGCGCGGTAATTGTTGACTCTCAAGGCAATATTATTGCGAGTGCAGAAAATCGCCGAGAAAGAGACAAAGACCCTACAGCCCATGCAGAAATTCTGGCTTTACGCCAAGCTGGTCAAGTCTTACAAAATTGGTATCTCAGCAACTGCACGCTTTATGTCACCTTAGAACCCTGCCCAATGTGCGCAGGCGCAATTATCCAAGCTCGACTGAAGTTATTAGTTTATGGCGCAGACGATCCCAAAACTGGGGCAATTCGTACAGTGGCTAATATTCCCGATAGTGCTTGCTCGTATCACCGCGTTACAGTCATTGGCGGTATTCTCGAATCAGCTTGTCGCGCCCAACTCCAAGCATGGTTTGCCAGGCAGCGACAGCTTAAACAGCACGGAAAAGCCAACAGAGATGAAGAGTTATGA
- the glpX gene encoding class II fructose-bisphosphatase — protein MENTLGLEIIEVVEQAAIASARWMGKGEKNTADQVAVEAMRERMNKIYMRGRIVIGEGERDDAPMLYIGEEVGICTREDAKDYCNPDELVEIDIAVDPCEGTNLVAYGQNGSMAVLAISEKGGLFAAPDFYMKKLAAPPLARGHVDINKSATENLKILSECLNRAIEELVVVVMDRPRHKELIQEIRQAGARVRLISDGDVSAAISCAFSGTNVHALMGIGAAPEGVISAAALRCLGGHFQGQLIYDPEVVKTGLIGESKENNIARLKEMGINNPDKVYNADELASGNTVLFAACGITPGTLMEGVRFFKGGARTQSLVISSQSRTARFVDTIHMFEEPKALQLR, from the coding sequence GTGGAAAACACTTTAGGGTTAGAAATTATTGAAGTTGTCGAACAAGCTGCGATCGCCAGTGCGCGCTGGATGGGCAAAGGCGAAAAAAACACGGCTGACCAAGTTGCTGTCGAAGCAATGCGCGAGCGAATGAACAAGATCTATATGCGGGGTCGCATCGTTATCGGTGAAGGCGAGCGCGATGATGCTCCGATGCTTTACATTGGGGAAGAAGTCGGCATTTGTACCCGTGAAGATGCCAAAGACTACTGCAACCCAGATGAGTTAGTCGAAATCGATATCGCAGTTGACCCTTGCGAAGGTACAAACTTAGTTGCCTATGGACAAAACGGCTCGATGGCGGTACTTGCGATCTCCGAAAAAGGTGGCTTGTTTGCTGCGCCTGACTTTTACATGAAAAAACTGGCTGCGCCACCTTTAGCGCGCGGTCATGTTGATATCAATAAATCGGCTACCGAAAACCTGAAGATTCTTTCTGAATGCTTAAATCGTGCGATTGAAGAATTAGTCGTGGTTGTTATGGATCGCCCCCGCCACAAAGAGTTGATTCAAGAAATTCGTCAAGCGGGTGCTAGAGTACGCCTAATCAGCGATGGTGACGTTTCGGCGGCAATTTCTTGTGCCTTTTCAGGAACAAACGTTCATGCGTTGATGGGAATTGGTGCGGCTCCCGAAGGCGTGATTTCGGCTGCTGCTTTGCGGTGTTTGGGTGGACACTTCCAAGGTCAACTGATCTACGATCCAGAAGTAGTGAAAACAGGTTTGATCGGTGAAAGCAAAGAAAATAACATAGCACGACTTAAGGAAATGGGCATCAATAACCCAGATAAAGTTTACAATGCTGATGAGCTAGCTTCTGGTAACACTGTACTGTTTGCGGCTTGTGGCATTACTCCAGGAACTTTAATGGAAGGTGTCCGGTTCTTCAAGGGAGGCGCGAGAACTCAGAGTTTGGTCATCTCTAGCCAGTCTCGAACAGCGCGCTTTGTGGATACAATCCATATGTTTGAAGAACCAAAGGCGCTACAACTGCGATAA
- the grxC gene encoding glutaredoxin 3: MFDLNSLLNRHPERVKANVEIYTWQTCPYCIRAKLLLWWKGVNFTEYKIDGDTAARNQMAQRANGRRTVPQIFINNQHVGGCDDLYQLNAQGQLDALLAQPAAV; the protein is encoded by the coding sequence ATGTTTGACCTCAATTCACTTCTCAATCGCCATCCTGAGCGAGTTAAAGCCAATGTAGAAATTTACACTTGGCAAACCTGTCCGTATTGCATTCGTGCCAAACTGCTGTTGTGGTGGAAAGGTGTCAATTTTACAGAATATAAGATTGATGGCGATACAGCTGCTAGAAATCAGATGGCACAACGCGCAAATGGGCGACGCACAGTGCCGCAAATTTTTATTAACAATCAGCACGTCGGCGGGTGTGATGACTTGTATCAGCTAAACGCGCAAGGACAGTTAGACGCGTTGTTGGCTCAACCAGCAGCAGTTTAA
- a CDS encoding Gfo/Idh/MocA family protein produces MAQQIIGVALVGTGFGQKVHLPGFQAHHRTQVVAVYHRDRDRAQEIAQAHHIPHACQTIAEVVSLPEVQAVSIATPPFLHYEMAKPVLQARKHLLLEKPTTLCVTEAQELYQLAQANNVVTALDFEFRFVPAWQRFAELLSEGYVGQKRLIKIDWLVSSRADAARPWNWYSQKAKGGGALGALASHAFDYINWLFGSVRRLFARLDTAIAMRPDADTGEMKPVDADDTCMLLLELADGTLCNVCISASTFQGRGHWIEVYGDRGTLVLGSDNQKDYVHGFRLWAASAGEPLTEVEIPQRLDFPRTYADGRIAPFIRVVDRWVQGIDAGKSLTPSLREGVYSQLLMDLSHTSNERGVWVDVPDLTNRAEVRDQD; encoded by the coding sequence GTGGCTCAACAAATTATTGGTGTAGCACTTGTTGGAACTGGTTTCGGTCAAAAAGTTCATCTACCTGGATTTCAAGCACATCATCGTACGCAAGTCGTTGCTGTCTATCACAGAGATCGCGATCGCGCCCAAGAAATTGCCCAAGCGCATCACATTCCCCATGCTTGTCAAACAATTGCAGAAGTTGTTTCGCTACCAGAAGTACAAGCTGTGAGTATTGCCACACCACCGTTTCTGCACTACGAAATGGCAAAACCAGTCTTACAAGCAAGAAAGCATCTCTTACTCGAAAAACCGACAACGCTTTGTGTAACAGAAGCACAAGAGTTATATCAACTCGCGCAAGCTAACAACGTCGTCACCGCGCTTGATTTTGAATTTCGGTTTGTTCCTGCATGGCAACGTTTTGCGGAACTTCTCAGTGAAGGCTATGTCGGGCAAAAACGTTTAATAAAAATTGATTGGCTGGTTTCTAGCCGTGCGGATGCTGCGCGTCCTTGGAATTGGTATTCGCAAAAAGCCAAAGGCGGCGGTGCTTTAGGTGCATTAGCTTCGCACGCGTTTGATTACATTAATTGGCTATTTGGTTCTGTAAGGCGGTTATTTGCCCGCTTAGATACTGCAATTGCGATGCGTCCAGACGCTGATACAGGCGAAATGAAACCTGTTGATGCCGATGATACGTGTATGTTGCTCTTAGAGTTAGCTGATGGGACTTTGTGTAACGTCTGTATTAGTGCAAGTACATTTCAAGGGCGAGGACACTGGATCGAAGTTTATGGCGATCGCGGTACTTTAGTTTTAGGCAGTGACAATCAAAAAGATTACGTGCATGGTTTTCGTCTCTGGGCTGCAAGTGCTGGTGAACCATTAACCGAAGTCGAAATTCCGCAGCGTTTAGATTTCCCGCGAACTTATGCTGATGGTAGGATTGCGCCGTTTATTCGCGTTGTGGATCGCTGGGTGCAAGGAATCGATGCAGGTAAGTCTTTGACACCATCTCTAAGAGAAGGCGTTTACTCACAGCTACTGATGGATCTCAGTCATACATCAAATGAGCGTGGTGTTTGGGTAGATGTTCCTGATTTGACAAATAGAGCAGAGGTCAGAGATCAGGATTGA
- a CDS encoding BolA family protein, with the protein MISPQQVEEMIRSQIPDAQVQVQDLTGGGDHYQVTVVSSQFENKGLVQQHQLVYGALRQAMSSEAIHALALKTYTPQAWQAVG; encoded by the coding sequence ATGATAAGCCCCCAACAGGTTGAGGAAATGATTAGGTCGCAAATTCCAGATGCCCAGGTTCAGGTGCAAGACTTGACAGGCGGTGGCGATCACTATCAAGTGACGGTGGTTTCGTCTCAATTTGAGAATAAGGGACTAGTACAACAACATCAATTGGTATATGGCGCTTTACGGCAAGCTATGTCCTCAGAAGCTATTCATGCCCTAGCACTAAAAACTTACACTCCTCAAGCTTGGCAGGCAGTTGGTTGA
- a CDS encoding DUF427 domain-containing protein, whose translation MPKAIWNGAILAESDRTEVVEGNHYFPPDSINKEYFKDSSTHTTCPWKGLASYYNIEVDGQVNKDAAWYYPDAKEKAKNIEGYIAFWRGVKVES comes from the coding sequence ATGCCGAAAGCAATCTGGAATGGAGCTATTTTAGCCGAAAGCGATCGCACCGAAGTTGTCGAAGGCAATCACTACTTTCCGCCTGACAGCATCAATAAAGAGTATTTCAAAGACTCTTCCACGCACACGACTTGTCCTTGGAAAGGTTTAGCAAGTTACTACAACATCGAAGTTGATGGGCAAGTGAATAAAGATGCTGCGTGGTATTATCCTGACGCGAAGGAGAAAGCCAAGAATATTGAAGGTTACATCGCGTTTTGGCGTGGCGTAAAGGTTGAATCGTAA
- the grxD gene encoding Grx4 family monothiol glutaredoxin produces the protein MTPEVQARIDDLIKQNKIMVFMKGTKLMPQCGFSNNVVQILNVLGVPFETVDVLADPEIRQGIKEYSNWPTIPQVYINGEFVGGSDILIEMYQKGELQQMVEVALAS, from the coding sequence ATGACTCCAGAAGTACAAGCACGTATTGACGATCTGATCAAACAGAATAAAATTATGGTGTTTATGAAGGGGACAAAGTTGATGCCCCAATGCGGTTTTTCTAATAATGTAGTTCAAATCCTCAATGTTTTAGGTGTCCCTTTTGAAACTGTCGATGTATTAGCAGATCCTGAAATTCGTCAAGGAATTAAAGAGTACTCAAATTGGCCCACAATTCCACAAGTTTATATTAATGGTGAATTTGTTGGTGGCTCAGATATCTTGATTGAAATGTACCAAAAAGGCGAATTACAGCAGATGGTCGAGGTCGCACTTGCTTCATAA
- a CDS encoding response regulator transcription factor: protein MGSVCIEIVEGNPHLRSLLSWHLQQVGYRVHQAASLYQAQEVFLVRQPTLVILDAELKDGESMEFCRWLQRQQQPLILMLSTRNSETDIVTGLKSGADDYLTKPFGMQEFLARVEALIRRKRTPVAPAYLDYGALQIDLVQRRVCFHGEFIDLTPQEFSLLYVLAQAGGIPLSRLELLRRAWPEAIDNPRTIDTHVLSLRKKVERDPRQPSLIQTVRNVGYRFNMELLNSNVNHAPEVVHCRQSTEHANSQHSALSSQF from the coding sequence GTGGGTTCGGTTTGTATTGAAATTGTTGAGGGCAATCCGCATCTGCGATCGCTACTTAGTTGGCATTTGCAACAAGTTGGTTATCGAGTACATCAAGCAGCGAGTCTTTATCAAGCGCAAGAAGTCTTTTTGGTACGACAACCAACGCTAGTGATTCTTGATGCTGAACTGAAAGATGGCGAAAGTATGGAATTTTGTCGCTGGTTGCAACGACAGCAACAGCCCCTAATTTTAATGCTATCGACCCGCAACTCAGAAACAGATATTGTCACTGGTTTAAAGTCAGGTGCAGACGACTACCTAACAAAACCTTTTGGGATGCAAGAGTTCCTCGCACGAGTTGAAGCTTTAATTCGCCGCAAACGTACGCCAGTAGCACCCGCGTATTTAGATTACGGCGCATTACAAATTGACTTAGTGCAGCGACGCGTCTGTTTTCACGGAGAATTCATTGATTTAACGCCGCAAGAATTTAGTTTACTGTATGTCTTGGCACAAGCTGGGGGAATTCCCTTAAGTCGGCTAGAATTGCTGCGTCGTGCTTGGCCTGAAGCGATCGATAATCCACGTACAATCGATACTCACGTGTTATCACTGCGCAAGAAAGTCGAACGCGATCCGCGACAACCAAGCTTGATTCAAACGGTGCGAAACGTAGGCTATCGATTTAATATGGAACTGTTGAATAGCAATGTGAATCACGCACCAGAAGTCGTGCATTGCAGACAATCTACAGAACACGCGAATTCGCAACATTCAGCGCTCAGCAGCCAGTTTTAA
- a CDS encoding glutamyl-tRNA reductase, translating into MNIAVVGLSHKTAPVEVREKLSIPESQTESAIAHLLTYPHIEEVAILSTCNRLEIYIVARETQQGIQEVAQFLADHSKLPASSLRQHLFIFLHEDAVMHLMRVAAGLDSLVLGEGQILAQVKQTHKLGQQYNGIKLILNKLFKQALTAGKRVRTETSIGTGAVSISSAAVELAQLKVQNLAACRVMIIGAGKMSRLLVQHLIAKGAAQICIINRSRQRAEELANQFRQIDLQLHSMSEMMSVMAMSDLVFTSTAATEPLLDRAKLEAALEPSRSLMLFDISVPRNVHADVNELSFVQAFNVDDLKAVVAQNHESRRRMAMEAEKLLEEEVTAFEVWWRSLDTVTTISCLRDKVETIREQELEKALSRLGSEFAEKHQEVIEALTRGIVNKILHDPMVQLRSQQDIEARKRCMQTLQMLFNLDVEEQFS; encoded by the coding sequence ATGAATATTGCGGTAGTGGGACTCAGTCATAAAACAGCCCCAGTCGAAGTTAGAGAAAAGCTAAGTATTCCCGAATCACAAACCGAAAGCGCGATCGCGCATCTCTTGACATACCCTCATATTGAAGAAGTTGCGATTCTCAGCACGTGCAACCGCCTGGAAATTTATATTGTCGCGCGGGAAACACAGCAGGGTATTCAAGAAGTTGCCCAATTTTTGGCAGATCATAGTAAATTACCTGCGTCAAGCTTGCGGCAACATTTATTTATCTTTCTCCATGAAGATGCCGTCATGCACTTGATGCGCGTCGCTGCCGGATTGGATAGCTTGGTGCTAGGCGAAGGCCAAATCTTAGCACAAGTGAAGCAAACGCACAAGCTAGGACAGCAATACAACGGCATTAAATTAATTCTTAACAAACTATTTAAACAAGCCCTCACGGCTGGGAAACGCGTCCGGACAGAAACAAGTATTGGAACAGGCGCAGTGTCAATTAGTTCGGCTGCGGTCGAATTAGCACAGCTAAAAGTTCAAAATCTCGCTGCTTGTCGGGTGATGATTATTGGCGCGGGTAAGATGTCGCGCTTACTCGTACAGCATCTCATCGCCAAAGGCGCAGCCCAAATTTGTATTATCAATCGCTCGCGACAACGCGCCGAAGAGTTAGCAAATCAGTTTCGCCAAATTGACTTGCAGTTACACTCGATGTCCGAAATGATGTCAGTGATGGCAATGTCAGACTTGGTATTTACAAGTACCGCAGCGACAGAACCCCTGTTAGATCGCGCCAAGCTAGAAGCGGCGTTAGAGCCAAGTCGCTCCTTAATGTTATTTGATATTTCGGTTCCGCGTAACGTTCATGCGGATGTGAATGAATTATCCTTTGTGCAAGCCTTTAACGTCGACGACCTAAAAGCCGTTGTCGCGCAAAATCATGAAAGCCGCCGTCGCATGGCAATGGAAGCCGAAAAGCTTTTAGAAGAAGAAGTGACTGCATTTGAGGTGTGGTGGCGATCGCTCGATACTGTCACGACAATTAGCTGTTTGCGCGACAAAGTAGAAACAATTCGCGAACAAGAATTAGAAAAAGCGTTATCGCGGCTTGGTTCAGAGTTTGCCGAAAAACATCAAGAAGTGATCGAAGCATTAACACGAGGAATTGTGAACAAAATCCTTCACGATCCGATGGTACAACTGCGATCGCAGCAAGATATCGAAGCCCGCAAGCGCTGTATGCAAACGCTGCAAATGTTGTTTAATCTAGATGTAGAAGAACAATTTAGCTAG
- a CDS encoding DUF6761 family protein gives MLQDPLTIRFYQKLTDALVEMWNRGYRADDLRLYLDGYLAALRHSSAIEPYLIHRMEEEAVRFLYDPFNFELSQPEPESDYY, from the coding sequence ATGCTTCAAGATCCTCTCACAATTCGCTTTTACCAAAAACTCACCGACGCCCTCGTCGAAATGTGGAATCGCGGTTATCGCGCTGATGATTTACGATTGTACCTTGATGGCTACTTAGCAGCTTTACGTCACAGTAGTGCTATTGAACCTTACTTAATTCATCGAATGGAAGAGGAAGCTGTTCGCTTTCTTTACGACCCGTTTAACTTTGAATTATCGCAACCTGAGCCAGAATCAGACTATTATTAG
- a CDS encoding lysophospholipid acyltransferase family protein — MKTKVAPPTSPNTSRVSPWLAQLVYPLGSYVVLPFFFSKLEVIGQENLPTTGPVILAPTHRSRWDALLVPYATGRMVTGRDLRFMVSADEVRGVQGWFICRLGGFAIDTKHPAISTLRHGVELLQAGEMMVIFPEGNIFRDGTVHPLKPGLARIALSAESSQPGLGIKIVPINLSYSQPYPHWGCEVKIRIGSPISVADYNTGSIKQNAKALTTDLEAALNALNAHEAELPTVQASEVKSNDSLSDDSIASF; from the coding sequence ATGAAAACCAAGGTGGCTCCTCCTACTTCTCCTAATACATCTCGTGTTTCACCTTGGTTGGCTCAGCTTGTCTACCCATTGGGTAGTTATGTTGTCTTACCGTTTTTCTTTAGCAAGCTTGAAGTCATCGGACAGGAAAACTTACCTACCACAGGACCCGTCATTCTTGCGCCTACACACCGCTCGCGTTGGGATGCTCTACTTGTCCCTTACGCGACAGGCAGAATGGTCACGGGAAGAGACTTACGCTTTATGGTATCCGCCGATGAAGTGCGAGGAGTCCAAGGGTGGTTTATCTGTCGTTTGGGAGGATTTGCGATCGATACGAAGCATCCGGCGATTTCGACGCTACGTCATGGAGTCGAGCTACTGCAAGCAGGAGAAATGATGGTGATTTTTCCAGAGGGCAATATTTTCCGTGATGGTACGGTTCACCCTCTTAAGCCAGGGTTAGCACGTATTGCTTTGAGTGCAGAATCGAGTCAGCCTGGATTAGGAATCAAAATCGTCCCGATCAATCTGTCTTACAGTCAACCTTACCCTCACTGGGGCTGCGAAGTGAAGATTCGCATCGGTTCTCCGATCTCAGTTGCAGATTACAACACAGGCTCAATCAAACAAAATGCTAAAGCGCTGACAACAGACTTAGAAGCCGCACTTAATGCTCTGAACGCTCACGAGGCAGAATTACCGACTGTACAAGCATCAGAAGTCAAAAGCAACGATTCGCTTTCTGATGATTCGATCGCTAGTTTTTAG